A part of Podarcis muralis chromosome 15, rPodMur119.hap1.1, whole genome shotgun sequence genomic DNA contains:
- the PHLDB1 gene encoding pleckstrin homology-like domain family B member 1 isoform X17 — METCNRNVASPAGRVQARLQNSLLDLTETGKGLKVQTEKPHLVSLGSGRLSTAITLLPLEEGKTMLGSAAGDIVLQGAGVAPKHCFIENTHGTLTLHPCGNPCAIDGLAVTRPTRLSQGCMICLGQSTFLRFNHPAEAKWMKSMIPSVGRSPAPQHGLTAEAQSLLNGNQDTAKASRHSHSALVSSIERDLQDIMDSLVLEEEGSTPRQLPSSRGNAPSPDSSVVNGRGGRYLLSPPQSPGAMSVGSSYENTSPPFSPLSSPASSSSCASHSPGTQDQGPTLPPVVPVRSSSFNHTMLTPHGGASLDLPSSTGGPNPARGPGSPRTARRATQESPRSPTPSRRARPSGENPRPGPRSSPPPALPAGLSESLPGSPRVQPPTSPRLAPKFQSPSTPRTKATALQERPPSPFREARDTPAGTSRQGLGKGFLPAEPAGFVPLSQSSRALQPPESPRLSRRPLESMRELPPLSPALSRRAVSPAPHGGPPVQAKAGEAPCGWRREPIEDLMSASFSCLRGRSPSPTLLAREPGQRKPSYATGLSPAYSLGSLTSASPRQSPRLHRKLSGGLELTPGPLRERKHSISELSGDEGELREYHRWQRQERLREQEMERLERQRLETILSLCAEYTHSDGDPGQEHNTFPSAAAEGAGQPGRRPSKGSISLGRAKEQLVGTLGLRERESLERSDEDHLKEESSSTESAGQEHEEPPSTKASQEAALLEEERTRVLASVDQLKSRAKELEQQLQETAREAEMERALLQGEREAELIQLQQEQKAVQQLQERMSGLDAAIHRDKEAEALETETKLFEDLEFQHLEKESRLEEEREMLSQQLLHSKAESHRSVARRKERLAALESQANQIRLQAAQEADRLGKEKATTLQMLQKEKETLLALERRYRVLTGGSGFPKASTALREVYRSKMDGGSSSLAWPKGGSSSSQLNVATLGRSPSPKNALSPQNGTGSLPRNLASTLQDIESKRQLALQQKGQQVIEEQRRRLADLKQKAAAEAQSQWEALHGQPLPPSPYSPLIHHSILHHHPPGGLGLRANEDGERAYDTLSLESSDSLDTNLSTSGNSACSPDNVSSASGADAGKIEEMEKMLKEAHAEKSRLMESREQEMELRRQALEDERRRREQLERRLQDETARRQKLIEKEVKMREKQFAQARPLTRYLPIRKEDFDLRSHIESSGHSVDTCSHVILSEKMCKGYLVKMGGKIKSWKKRWFVFDRLRRTLSYYADKHETKLKGLIYFQAIEEVYYDHLRSAAKSPNPALTFCVKTHDRLYYMVAPSAEAMRIWMDVIVTGAEGYTQFLN; from the exons atggagaccTGTAACCGCAATGTGGCCAGCCCAGCTGGTCGAGTGCAGGCACGTCTACAG AACAGTCTTCTAGACCTGACCGAGACAGGCAAAGGCCTGAAAGTGCAGACTGAAAAGCCACATCTGGTGAGCCTGGGCAGCGGGCGTCTCAGCACTGCCATCACTCTCCTGCCTCTGGAAGAAG GCAAAACCATGCTGGGCTCAGCCGCCGGGGACATTGTGCTGCAGGGGGCTGGCGTGGCACCCAAGCACTGCTTCATCGAGAACACGCACGGGACTCTCACTCTGCACCCCTGTGGCAACCCGTGTGCCATAGATGGCTTGGCAGTCACACGCCCCACACGCCTTTCTCAAG GGTGTATGATCTGCCTGGGCCAGTCGACCTTCCTTCGGTTCAACCACCCGGCTGAGGCGAAGTGGATGAAAAGCATGATTCCCAGCGTGGGGCGAAGCCCTGCACCCCAGCATGGGCTCACAGCAG AGGCCCAGAGCCTTCTGAACGGCAACCAAGATACGGCGAAGGCTTCCCGGCACAGCCACAGTGCCCTGGTCAGCTCCATCGAGCGGGACTTGCAGGACATCATGGACtccctggtgctggaggaggaaggcagcACTCCCAGGCAGCTCCCCAGCAGCCGCGGCAACGCTCCGTCACCAGACTCCTCCGTCGTGAATGGCAGGGGTGGGCGCTACCTGCTGTCGCCTCCCCAGAGCCCTGGCGCCATGTCTGTGGGATCCAGCTACGAAAACACCTCCCCgcccttctctcccctctcctctcccgcaagcagcagcagctgcgccAGCCACTCGCCTGGCACCCAGGACCAGGGCCCTACCCTGCCTCCGGTGGTGCCCGTTCGCTCCTCTAGTTTCAACCACACCATGCTGACTCCTCACGGCGGGGCCAGCCTGGACCTGCCGAGCAGCACCGGAGGCCCGAACCCAGCCCGGGGGCCGGGGAGCCCACGGACAGCTCGGAGGGCCACACAGGAGAGTCCCCGGAGCCCCACACCCAGCCGCAGGGCCCGGCCCTCGGGGGAGAACCCCCGCCCGGGCCCACGCAGCTCCCCTCCACCTGCATTGCCCGCCGGCCTGAGCGAGAGCCTGCCGGGCAGCCCTCGGGTACAGCCACCCACCAGCCCACGCCTGGCCCCCAAATTCCAGTCGCCCTCCACCCCACGGACCAAGGCCACGGCTCTGCAGGAGAGGCCTCCCAGCCCTTTCCGGGAAGCGCGGGACACGCCTGCTGGCACCTCCCGCCAAGGGCTGGGGAAAGGCTTCCTGCCAGCTGAGCCTGCCGGGTTTGTGCCTCTCAGCCAGTCGAGCCGGGCCCTGCAGCCCCCTGAGAGCCCCCGACTCAGCCGGCGGCCTCTGGAGAGCATGCGGGAGCTGCCTCCTCTCAGCCCCGCCTTGTCCCGCCGGGCAGTGTCGCCAGCCCCTCACGGCGGCCCCCCAGTGCAGGCCAAGGCCGGCGAGGCCCCCTGTGGCTGGCGGAGGGAGCCCATTGAGGACCTTATGTCTGCCTCTTTCTCCTGCCTGCGGGGACGCAGCCCCTCGCCcaccctgctggccagggagccTGGCCAACGCAAGCCCAGCTACGCAACCGGCCTGAGCCCCGCCTACAGCCTGGGCTCCCTGACCTCGGCCTCGCCGCGCCAGAGCCCCCGCCTGCACCGGAAGTTGTCTGGGGGGCTGGAGCTGACGCCGGGGCCCCTGCGGGAGCGCAAGCACAGCATCTCGGAGCTCAGCGGCGACGAGGGGGAGCTGAGGGAATACCATCGCTGGCAGCGCCAGGAGCGGCTCCGGGAACAGGAGATGGAGCGGCTG GAGCGGCAGCGGTTGGAGACCATCCTGAGCCTGTGTGCCGAGTACACTCACAGCGATGGCGATCCGGGCCAGGAGCACAACACTTTCCCCAGCGCTGCTGCCGAGGGCGCTGGCCAGCCGGGAAGGAGGCCCTCCAAGGGCTCCATCAGTCTTGGACGAGCGAAGGAGCAGCTGGTGGGAACCCTGGGCCTGCGGGAGAGGGAGAGCTTGGAGCGCTCGGATGAGGACCACCTGAAAGAGGAAAGCAGCAGCACGGAGAGTGCCGGCCAGGAG CACGAAGAGCCACCCAGCACCAAAGCCAGCCAGGAGGCGGCCCTGCTGGAGGAGGAGCGCACCCGTGTCCTGGCCAGCGTCGATCAGCTGAAGAGCCGAGCTAAggagctggagcagcagctgcaggaaaCAGCCCGGGAG GCGGAGATGGAGCGGGCCCTCCTGCAAGGCGAGCGGGAGGCCGAGCTGATccagctgcagcaggagcagAAGGCAGTGCAGCAGTTGCAGGAGCGCATGTCTGGTCTGGACGCCGCCATCCACCGGGACAAG GAAGCGGAGGCCCTGGAGACGGAGACGAAGCTGTTTGAGGACCTGGAGTTCCAGCACCTGGAGAAGGAGAGCCGCCTGGAGGAGGAACGCGAGATGCTCAGCCAGCAGCTCCTGCACAGCAAAGCCGAGAGCCACCGCAGCGTGGCACGGAGGAAG GAACGCTTGGCAGCGCTGGAGAGTCAAGCCAACCAgatcaggctgcaggctgctcagGAGGCTGACCGGCTGGGCAAGGAGAAAGCCACCACCTTGCAGATGCTGCAGAAG GAGAAGGAGACCCTCCTTGCGCTAGAGAGACGGTACCGGGTGCTGACTGGTGGCTCCGGCTTCCCCAAGGCCTCTACAGCTCTGCGAGAG GTCTATCGCTCCAAGATGGACGGTGGCTCCAGCAGCTTGGCTTGGCCCAAAGGGGGCAGCTCCTCCTCGCAGCTCAACGTGGCCACTCTGGGACGCAGCCCCTCACCCAAG AACGCCCTGTCCCCACAAAACGGCACCGGCAGCCTCCCTCGGAATCTGGCCAGCACCCTGCAGGATATCGAGAGCAAGCGCCAACTGGCCCTTCAGCAAAAGG GCCAGCAGGTGATTGAGGAGCAGCGGAGGCGCTTGGCCGACCTGAAGCAGAAAGCGGCAGCCGAGGCTCAGTCCCAGTGGGAGGCCCTGCATGGGCAGCCCCTTCCCCCTTCTCCGTACTCCCCCCTCATCCACCACTCCATCCTCCATCACCACCCACCGGGGGGCCTGGGCCTGCGCGCCAACGAAGACGGGGAGCGTGCCTACGACACCCTCAGCCTGGAGAGCTCCGACAGCCTCGACACCAACCTGTCCACGAGCGGCAACTCCGCCTGCTCCCCGGACAACGTCTCCAG CGCCAGCGGGGCAGATGCAGGGAAGATCGAGGAGATGGAGAAGATGCTGAAGGAGGCCCACGCGGAGAAGTCGCGCCTGATGGAATCGCGG GAGCAAGAGATGGAGCTGCGGCGCCAGGCCCTGGAGGACGAGCGGCGGAGGCGGGAGCAGCTGGAGCGGCGTCTGCAGGATGAGACGGCGCGGCGGCAGAAGCTCATCGAGAAGGAGGTCAAGATGCGAGAAAAGCAGTTTGCCCAG GCCCGCCCCCTGACGCGCTACCTGCCCATCCGCAAAGAGGACTTCGACCTGCGTTCGCACATTGAATCATCTGGCCACAGCGTGGACACCTGCAGCCACGTCATCCTCTCCGAGAAGATGTGCAAAGGCTACCTGGTCAAGATGGGGGGTAAAATCAAGTCCTGGAAGAAGCGATGGTTCGTTTTTGACCGCCTGCGGCGCACTCTCTCCTACTACGCAG ACAAGCATGAGACGAAGCTCAAGGGCCTCATCTACTTCCAGGCTATTGAGGAGGTTTATTATGATCACTTGCGCAGCGCAGCCAAG AGCCCCAACCCGGCCCTCACCTTCTGCGTCAAGACTCACGACCGCCTCTACTACATGGTGGCCCCATCGGCCGAGGCCATGCGCATCTGGATGGATGTCATCGTGACAGGAGCCGAGGGCTACACGCAGTTCCTGAACTGA
- the PHLDB1 gene encoding pleckstrin homology-like domain family B member 1 isoform X1: METCNRNVASPAGRVQARLQNSLLDLTETGKGLKVQTEKPHLVSLGSGRLSTAITLLPLEEGKTMLGSAAGDIVLQGAGVAPKHCFIENTHGTLTLHPCGNPCAIDGLAVTRPTRLSQGCMICLGQSTFLRFNHPAEAKWMKSMIPSVGRSPAPQHGLTAEAQSLLNGNQDTAKASRHSHSALVSSIERDLQDIMDSLVLEEEGSTPRQLPSSRGNAPSPDSSVVNGRGGRYLLSPPQSPGAMSVGSSYENTSPPFSPLSSPASSSSCASHSPGTQDQGPTLPPVVPVRSSSFNHTMLTPHGGASLDLPSSTGGPNPARGPGSPRTARRATQESPRSPTPSRRARPSGENPRPGPRSSPPPALPAGLSESLPGSPRVQPPTSPRLAPKFQSPSTPRTKATALQERPPSPFREARDTPAGTSRQGLGKGFLPAEPAGFVPLSQSSRALQPPESPRLSRRPLESMRELPPLSPALSRRAVSPAPHGGPPVQAKAGEAPCGWRREPIEDLMSASFSCLRGRSPSPTLLAREPGQRKPSYATGLSPAYSLGSLTSASPRQSPRLHRKLSGGLELTPGPLRERKHSISELSGDEGELREYHRWQRQERLREQEMERLERQRLETILSLCAEYTHSDGDPGQEHNTFPSAAAEGAGQPGRRPSKGSISLGRAKEQLVGTLGLRERESLERSDEDHLKEESSSTESAGQEHEEPPSTKASQEAALLEEERTRVLASVDQLKSRAKELEQQLQETAREAEMERALLQGEREAELIQLQQEQKAVQQLQERMSGLDAAIHRDKERAKVDAERKELERLRALYSELKRQLDNCPESMREQLQDQMQREAEALETETKLFEDLEFQHLEKESRLEEEREMLSQQLLHSKAESHRSVARRKERLAALESQANQIRLQAAQEADRLGKEKATTLQMLQKEKETLLALERRYRVLTGGSGFPKASTALREETLPFSELGEAADSASPFCAATASSAQLYPGRTEEYVRLSDVFPFCGCGPDASATPAVPSPAPPLSYEYVTTDQLAVILGSVRSAVGLAHSPSPPAADSAATALPAALLCSSSCPQREPWWAESAVRLPLFAQDLPAGFEAEAGPPAACLSSSSPPPPPLPAKAHSSPDPRQVYRSKMDGGSSSLAWPKGGSSSSQLNVATLGRSPSPKNALSPQNGTGSLPRNLASTLQDIESKRQLALQQKGQQVIEEQRRRLADLKQKAAAEAQSQWEALHGQPLPPSPYSPLIHHSILHHHPPGGLGLRANEDGERAYDTLSLESSDSLDTNLSTSGNSACSPDNVSSASGADAGKIEEMEKMLKEAHAEKSRLMESREQEMELRRQALEDERRRREQLERRLQDETARRQKLIEKEVKMREKQFAQARPLTRYLPIRKEDFDLRSHIESSGHSVDTCSHVILSEKMCKGYLVKMGGKIKSWKKRWFVFDRLRRTLSYYADKHETKLKGLIYFQAIEEVYYDHLRSAAKKGFFSLSLASHLADFLPAPFSGESPNPALTFCVKTHDRLYYMVAPSAEAMRIWMDVIVTGAEGYTQFLN; the protein is encoded by the exons atggagaccTGTAACCGCAATGTGGCCAGCCCAGCTGGTCGAGTGCAGGCACGTCTACAG AACAGTCTTCTAGACCTGACCGAGACAGGCAAAGGCCTGAAAGTGCAGACTGAAAAGCCACATCTGGTGAGCCTGGGCAGCGGGCGTCTCAGCACTGCCATCACTCTCCTGCCTCTGGAAGAAG GCAAAACCATGCTGGGCTCAGCCGCCGGGGACATTGTGCTGCAGGGGGCTGGCGTGGCACCCAAGCACTGCTTCATCGAGAACACGCACGGGACTCTCACTCTGCACCCCTGTGGCAACCCGTGTGCCATAGATGGCTTGGCAGTCACACGCCCCACACGCCTTTCTCAAG GGTGTATGATCTGCCTGGGCCAGTCGACCTTCCTTCGGTTCAACCACCCGGCTGAGGCGAAGTGGATGAAAAGCATGATTCCCAGCGTGGGGCGAAGCCCTGCACCCCAGCATGGGCTCACAGCAG AGGCCCAGAGCCTTCTGAACGGCAACCAAGATACGGCGAAGGCTTCCCGGCACAGCCACAGTGCCCTGGTCAGCTCCATCGAGCGGGACTTGCAGGACATCATGGACtccctggtgctggaggaggaaggcagcACTCCCAGGCAGCTCCCCAGCAGCCGCGGCAACGCTCCGTCACCAGACTCCTCCGTCGTGAATGGCAGGGGTGGGCGCTACCTGCTGTCGCCTCCCCAGAGCCCTGGCGCCATGTCTGTGGGATCCAGCTACGAAAACACCTCCCCgcccttctctcccctctcctctcccgcaagcagcagcagctgcgccAGCCACTCGCCTGGCACCCAGGACCAGGGCCCTACCCTGCCTCCGGTGGTGCCCGTTCGCTCCTCTAGTTTCAACCACACCATGCTGACTCCTCACGGCGGGGCCAGCCTGGACCTGCCGAGCAGCACCGGAGGCCCGAACCCAGCCCGGGGGCCGGGGAGCCCACGGACAGCTCGGAGGGCCACACAGGAGAGTCCCCGGAGCCCCACACCCAGCCGCAGGGCCCGGCCCTCGGGGGAGAACCCCCGCCCGGGCCCACGCAGCTCCCCTCCACCTGCATTGCCCGCCGGCCTGAGCGAGAGCCTGCCGGGCAGCCCTCGGGTACAGCCACCCACCAGCCCACGCCTGGCCCCCAAATTCCAGTCGCCCTCCACCCCACGGACCAAGGCCACGGCTCTGCAGGAGAGGCCTCCCAGCCCTTTCCGGGAAGCGCGGGACACGCCTGCTGGCACCTCCCGCCAAGGGCTGGGGAAAGGCTTCCTGCCAGCTGAGCCTGCCGGGTTTGTGCCTCTCAGCCAGTCGAGCCGGGCCCTGCAGCCCCCTGAGAGCCCCCGACTCAGCCGGCGGCCTCTGGAGAGCATGCGGGAGCTGCCTCCTCTCAGCCCCGCCTTGTCCCGCCGGGCAGTGTCGCCAGCCCCTCACGGCGGCCCCCCAGTGCAGGCCAAGGCCGGCGAGGCCCCCTGTGGCTGGCGGAGGGAGCCCATTGAGGACCTTATGTCTGCCTCTTTCTCCTGCCTGCGGGGACGCAGCCCCTCGCCcaccctgctggccagggagccTGGCCAACGCAAGCCCAGCTACGCAACCGGCCTGAGCCCCGCCTACAGCCTGGGCTCCCTGACCTCGGCCTCGCCGCGCCAGAGCCCCCGCCTGCACCGGAAGTTGTCTGGGGGGCTGGAGCTGACGCCGGGGCCCCTGCGGGAGCGCAAGCACAGCATCTCGGAGCTCAGCGGCGACGAGGGGGAGCTGAGGGAATACCATCGCTGGCAGCGCCAGGAGCGGCTCCGGGAACAGGAGATGGAGCGGCTG GAGCGGCAGCGGTTGGAGACCATCCTGAGCCTGTGTGCCGAGTACACTCACAGCGATGGCGATCCGGGCCAGGAGCACAACACTTTCCCCAGCGCTGCTGCCGAGGGCGCTGGCCAGCCGGGAAGGAGGCCCTCCAAGGGCTCCATCAGTCTTGGACGAGCGAAGGAGCAGCTGGTGGGAACCCTGGGCCTGCGGGAGAGGGAGAGCTTGGAGCGCTCGGATGAGGACCACCTGAAAGAGGAAAGCAGCAGCACGGAGAGTGCCGGCCAGGAG CACGAAGAGCCACCCAGCACCAAAGCCAGCCAGGAGGCGGCCCTGCTGGAGGAGGAGCGCACCCGTGTCCTGGCCAGCGTCGATCAGCTGAAGAGCCGAGCTAAggagctggagcagcagctgcaggaaaCAGCCCGGGAG GCGGAGATGGAGCGGGCCCTCCTGCAAGGCGAGCGGGAGGCCGAGCTGATccagctgcagcaggagcagAAGGCAGTGCAGCAGTTGCAGGAGCGCATGTCTGGTCTGGACGCCGCCATCCACCGGGACAAG GAGAGGGCAAAGGTTGATGCTGAAAGGAAGGAACTTGAGCGACTGCGGGCACTATACTCTGAGCTCAAGCGCCAGCTTGATAACTGCCCTGAGTCAATGAGGGAGCAGTTGCAGGACCAGATGCAAAGG GAAGCGGAGGCCCTGGAGACGGAGACGAAGCTGTTTGAGGACCTGGAGTTCCAGCACCTGGAGAAGGAGAGCCGCCTGGAGGAGGAACGCGAGATGCTCAGCCAGCAGCTCCTGCACAGCAAAGCCGAGAGCCACCGCAGCGTGGCACGGAGGAAG GAACGCTTGGCAGCGCTGGAGAGTCAAGCCAACCAgatcaggctgcaggctgctcagGAGGCTGACCGGCTGGGCAAGGAGAAAGCCACCACCTTGCAGATGCTGCAGAAG GAGAAGGAGACCCTCCTTGCGCTAGAGAGACGGTACCGGGTGCTGACTGGTGGCTCCGGCTTCCCCAAGGCCTCTACAGCTCTGCGAGAG GAGACGCTTCCTTTCTCTGAGCTGGGGGAGGCGGCTGACTCTGCAAGCCCCTTCTGTGCAGCTACTGCTTCCTCCGCCCAGCTCTACCCAGGGAGGACAGAG GAGTACGTGAGACTTTCTGACGTTTTCCCATTTTGCGGCTGTGGGCCAGATGCTAGCGCCACACCTGCCGTCCCCTCACCTGCACccccactgtcctatgag TACGTGACAACTGACCAACTGGCAGTGATTCTGGGCAGCGTCAGGTCGGCTGTAGGGCTTGCCCACTCCCCCAGCCCCCCTGCGGCAGACTCCGCTGCTACTGCCCTGCCGGCGGCGCTGCTCTGCTCCTCCAGCTGCCCCCAG AGAGAGCCGTGGTGGGCAGAGAGCGCAGTGCGGCTGCCACTTTTCGCCCAGGACCTCCCAGCTGGCTTTGAGGCTGAAGCAGGCCCCCCTGCTGcttgtctctcctcctcctcccctcctcctcctcctctgcctgctaAAGCTCACTCATCTCCAGACCCGCGACAG GTCTATCGCTCCAAGATGGACGGTGGCTCCAGCAGCTTGGCTTGGCCCAAAGGGGGCAGCTCCTCCTCGCAGCTCAACGTGGCCACTCTGGGACGCAGCCCCTCACCCAAG AACGCCCTGTCCCCACAAAACGGCACCGGCAGCCTCCCTCGGAATCTGGCCAGCACCCTGCAGGATATCGAGAGCAAGCGCCAACTGGCCCTTCAGCAAAAGG GCCAGCAGGTGATTGAGGAGCAGCGGAGGCGCTTGGCCGACCTGAAGCAGAAAGCGGCAGCCGAGGCTCAGTCCCAGTGGGAGGCCCTGCATGGGCAGCCCCTTCCCCCTTCTCCGTACTCCCCCCTCATCCACCACTCCATCCTCCATCACCACCCACCGGGGGGCCTGGGCCTGCGCGCCAACGAAGACGGGGAGCGTGCCTACGACACCCTCAGCCTGGAGAGCTCCGACAGCCTCGACACCAACCTGTCCACGAGCGGCAACTCCGCCTGCTCCCCGGACAACGTCTCCAG CGCCAGCGGGGCAGATGCAGGGAAGATCGAGGAGATGGAGAAGATGCTGAAGGAGGCCCACGCGGAGAAGTCGCGCCTGATGGAATCGCGG GAGCAAGAGATGGAGCTGCGGCGCCAGGCCCTGGAGGACGAGCGGCGGAGGCGGGAGCAGCTGGAGCGGCGTCTGCAGGATGAGACGGCGCGGCGGCAGAAGCTCATCGAGAAGGAGGTCAAGATGCGAGAAAAGCAGTTTGCCCAG GCCCGCCCCCTGACGCGCTACCTGCCCATCCGCAAAGAGGACTTCGACCTGCGTTCGCACATTGAATCATCTGGCCACAGCGTGGACACCTGCAGCCACGTCATCCTCTCCGAGAAGATGTGCAAAGGCTACCTGGTCAAGATGGGGGGTAAAATCAAGTCCTGGAAGAAGCGATGGTTCGTTTTTGACCGCCTGCGGCGCACTCTCTCCTACTACGCAG ACAAGCATGAGACGAAGCTCAAGGGCCTCATCTACTTCCAGGCTATTGAGGAGGTTTATTATGATCACTTGCGCAGCGCAGCCAAG aaGGGATTCTTCTCTCTCAGCCTGGCCAGT CACCTAGCCGactttctccctgcccccttcaGTGGAGAG AGCCCCAACCCGGCCCTCACCTTCTGCGTCAAGACTCACGACCGCCTCTACTACATGGTGGCCCCATCGGCCGAGGCCATGCGCATCTGGATGGATGTCATCGTGACAGGAGCCGAGGGCTACACGCAGTTCCTGAACTGA